DNA sequence from the Deltaproteobacteria bacterium genome:
AGTCGATTGCAGCGGCCATCGCGTCCTCCCTCAGCAGCAGCGCAAGGCCACAGAGCAAGCGGTCTGCCAACGGCCGGATTTTGACAAGCGACTTGCGCGGATCAGCGCAGGTGGCGGAAACGTCGAGGGCTGGGCCCTGGCAGGGAGCGACATCCGCGTCAGGGCGCACATCGGCCCCGCGCGGAAAGTCGAGAAGCCTGTCCGATCATCGGTGAGCAGAAACTGGCAACATCGGGTGCTCATGCCTGACACGCTGTCGCACCCCTGGCGCCTGATTCTGCTGGCCGCGATAGCCCTCTCCGGGTGTCACCGCACCGAGCTCGAGCGCGCCCGCGCCCACCCCAAGTTCGACGTCCACCTGCACCTGATGCACGGCCAGGTGGCGCGCGCGGCGGCGCTCATGGCCCGCGAGGGCGTGGTGGGCGGCGTGAACCTCTCGGGCGGGCCCGCGGGCGAAGGCCTGGAGCAGTCATTGATGGAGACGCAGTACGCGCCCAAGGTGAAGCTGCTCGTCTTCACCAACATCGACTTCAACGGCTTCGGCACGCCGGGCTGGACCGAGCGCGAGGTGGCGCGGCTGGAGCTGGCCGAGAAGGAAGGCGCCGCGGGTCTGAAGATCTTCAAGACGCTCGGGCTGGGGATCCGGGATCCGGAAGGAAGGCTCGCGCGCGTCGACGATCCGCGCATCGCGCCCATCTTTGCGGCGGCGGGACGGCTGCATTTGCCGGTCGCGATCCACACTGGCGATCCGAAGGCGTTCTTCGTGCCCGACTCACCCCAGAACGAGCGCCACGAG
Encoded proteins:
- a CDS encoding amidohydrolase family protein; amino-acid sequence: MPDTLSHPWRLILLAAIALSGCHRTELERARAHPKFDVHLHLMHGQVARAAALMAREGVVGGVNLSGGPAGEGLEQSLMETQYAPKVKLLVFTNIDFNGFGTPGWTEREVARLELAEKEGAAGLKIFKTLGLGIRDPEGRLARVDDPRIAPIFAAAGRLHLPVAIHTGDPKAFFVPDSPQNERHEELSLHPNWSFARPGYPSWEALFAQFENAVRAHPETTFIGLHFGNDPEEPFRVGELLDRYPNLYVDVAARVGELGRQDPKKLRALFIAHKDRILFGTDWAVDADSMVLGAGNGHPETLADLDTFFARHAEFFETDHARIAHPVPIQGRWTVDAIDLPDDVRDALYTGNAIRLFHLESLPAEQPVPK